One Helianthus annuus cultivar XRQ/B chromosome 12, HanXRQr2.0-SUNRISE, whole genome shotgun sequence genomic region harbors:
- the LOC110894119 gene encoding uncharacterized protein LOC110894119 isoform X2 has product MVKAPTPLMSSLTQRRRCHGLPMKMVSLVFHIFTHSMKSFVNSVNLLLLAVKRGKYIGLQMYRMVKTTDRAPASSGIIMMICYLTFVTHEPKNDQLKDRGRSRFYQEKYYQYGAILQGVKYIENEQCS; this is encoded by the exons ATGGTCAAAGCTCCTACTCCTCTGATGAGTTCCCTAACTCAAAGACGAAG GTGTCATGGGTTACCAATGAAGATGGTTAGCTTGGTATTTCACATTTTCACTCATTCCATGAAGAGCTTTGTTAACTCAGTCAATTTGTTGTTGCTTGCAGTTAAAAGGGGTAAATACATCGGTTTGCAG ATGTATCGAATGGTAAAGACAACTGATCGGGCACCGGCTTCTTCAG GGATAATTATGATGATATGCTATCTGACATTCGTAACCCACGAACCAAAGAACGATCAGCTGAAAGATAGAGGAAGGTCTAGATTTTACCAGGAAAAATATTATCAGTATGGAGCAATTCTTCAAG GTGTCAAGTACATTGAAAATGAACAATGTTCATGA
- the LOC110894119 gene encoding uncharacterized protein LOC110894119 isoform X1 produces MVKAPTPLMSSLTQRRRCHGLPMKMVSLVFHIFTHSMKSFVNSVNLLLLAVKRGKYIGLQMYRMVKTTDRAPASSGQFIFAKTLHPGIIMMICYLTFVTHEPKNDQLKDRGRSRFYQEKYYQYGAILQGVKYIENEQCS; encoded by the exons ATGGTCAAAGCTCCTACTCCTCTGATGAGTTCCCTAACTCAAAGACGAAG GTGTCATGGGTTACCAATGAAGATGGTTAGCTTGGTATTTCACATTTTCACTCATTCCATGAAGAGCTTTGTTAACTCAGTCAATTTGTTGTTGCTTGCAGTTAAAAGGGGTAAATACATCGGTTTGCAG ATGTATCGAATGGTAAAGACAACTGATCGGGCACCGGCTTCTTCAG GGCAGTTTATCTTTGCGAAAACTCTTCATCCAGGGATAATTATGATGATATGCTATCTGACATTCGTAACCCACGAACCAAAGAACGATCAGCTGAAAGATAGAGGAAGGTCTAGATTTTACCAGGAAAAATATTATCAGTATGGAGCAATTCTTCAAG GTGTCAAGTACATTGAAAATGAACAATGTTCATGA
- the LOC110894119 gene encoding uncharacterized protein LOC110894119 isoform X4: protein MIKLLRVGYMSQSHGQSSYSSDEFPNSKTKLKGVNTSVCRFMLNSKYMYRMVKTTDRAPASSGQFIFAKTLHPGIIMMICYLTFVTHEPKNDQLKDRGRSRFYQEKYYQYGAILQGVKYIENEQCS from the exons ATGATAAAATTGTTACGTGTTGGTTATATGAGTCAAAGTCATGGTCAAAGCTCCTACTCCTCTGATGAGTTCCCTAACTCAAAGACGAAG TTAAAAGGGGTAAATACATCGGTTTGCAGGTTCATGTTAAATTCCAAATAT ATGTATCGAATGGTAAAGACAACTGATCGGGCACCGGCTTCTTCAG GGCAGTTTATCTTTGCGAAAACTCTTCATCCAGGGATAATTATGATGATATGCTATCTGACATTCGTAACCCACGAACCAAAGAACGATCAGCTGAAAGATAGAGGAAGGTCTAGATTTTACCAGGAAAAATATTATCAGTATGGAGCAATTCTTCAAG GTGTCAAGTACATTGAAAATGAACAATGTTCATGA
- the LOC110894119 gene encoding uncharacterized protein LOC110894119 isoform X6 yields MIKLLRVGYMSQSHGQSSYSSDEFPNSKTKVSWVTNEDVKRGKYIGLQMYRMVKTTDRAPASSGIIMMICYLTFVTHEPKNDQLKDRGRSRFYQEKYYQYGAILQGVKYIENEQCS; encoded by the exons ATGATAAAATTGTTACGTGTTGGTTATATGAGTCAAAGTCATGGTCAAAGCTCCTACTCCTCTGATGAGTTCCCTAACTCAAAGACGAAG GTGTCATGGGTTACCAATGAAGATG TTAAAAGGGGTAAATACATCGGTTTGCAG ATGTATCGAATGGTAAAGACAACTGATCGGGCACCGGCTTCTTCAG GGATAATTATGATGATATGCTATCTGACATTCGTAACCCACGAACCAAAGAACGATCAGCTGAAAGATAGAGGAAGGTCTAGATTTTACCAGGAAAAATATTATCAGTATGGAGCAATTCTTCAAG GTGTCAAGTACATTGAAAATGAACAATGTTCATGA
- the LOC110894121 gene encoding glucose and ribitol dehydrogenase — protein MMRLAKSCLWSRSLLAFSAITGISANSFASTVPRIERRGSYAIHTLKEKAMLMDEGERRFPPQYQDSQPGKEYLMNPLPQFSNPNYKPSGKLHGKVALVTGGDSGIGRSVCYHFALEGATVAFTYVKNVEDIDANDMLKITNESRVKGSGDPIAIPTDLRYDKNCKDVVDDVIAKYGRIDILVNSPAMQYYVYSYTLEEITEERLENVFRTNIFSYFFMSRHALEHMKEGSAIINTTSALAYTATPPHWLDYISTKGAIVSFTRALALHLVDKKIRVNGVAPGAIWTPLQAAALNDEEIATLGSTAPMDRAGQPYEVAPSYVFLASEQDSSYFTGQVLHPNGGIMVNG, from the exons ATGATGCGGTTAGCCAAGTCATGTCTATGGTCACGGAGCTTGTTGGCGTTTAGTGCTATAACGGGAATTAGCGCTAACAGTTTTGCGTCAACGGTACCAAGGATTGAAAGGCGTGGTTCGTATGCTATACACACCCTTAAG GAGAAGGCGATGTTGATGGACGAAGGCGAACGACGATTCCCACCGCAATACCAGGACTCGCAACCGGGGAAAGAGTACCTCATGAACCCTCTCCCACAATTTAGCAACCCTAATTACAAGCCATCTGGCAAACTCCAT GGAAAGGTGGCATTGGTGACAGGAGGAGATTCAGGTATTGGGAGGTCTGTTTGCTACCACTTTGCTTTGGAGGGTGCAACTGTAGCCTTCACTTACGTGAAGAATGTCGAGGACATAGACGCAAATGATATGTTAAAGATAACAAATGAGTCAAGAGTTAAAGGCTCGGGTGATCCGATTGCAATACCTACTGATCTTAGGTATGACAAGAATTGCAAGGATGTCGTAGACGACGTCATCGCAAAATACGGGCGCATCGATATCCTGGTGAACAGTCCAGCTATGCAATACTATGTGTATTCGTATACCTTAGAAGAGATCACAGAAGAGAGGCTTGAAAATGTGTTTAGGACCAACATTTTCTCCTATTTCTTCATGTCAAG GCACGCCTTGGAGCACATGAAAGAAGGAAGTGCGATCATAAACACCACATCGGCGTTAGCATACACGGCTACCCCGCCACATTGGCTTGACTACATTTCAACAAAGGGAGCCATAGTGTCCTTCACAAGGGCTCTGGCATTGCATCTAGTTGACAAGAAGATCCGTGTCAATGGTGTGGCCCCTGGTGCTATATGGACACCATTGCAAGCTGCGGCGCTCAATGACGAAGAAATAGCAACATTAGGGTCAACCGCGCCTATGGATAGGGCAGGTCAACCTTATGAGGTAGCTCCATCGTATGTGTTCCTTGCATCCGAGCAAGACTCTTCCTACTTTACCGGCCAGGTTCTTCATCCTAATG gcgGAATAATGGTAAATGGTTAG
- the LOC110894119 gene encoding uncharacterized protein LOC110894119 isoform X3 yields the protein MIKLLRVGYMSQSHGQSSYSSDEFPNSKTKVSWVTNEDVKRGKYIGLQMYRMVKTTDRAPASSGQFIFAKTLHPGIIMMICYLTFVTHEPKNDQLKDRGRSRFYQEKYYQYGAILQGVKYIENEQCS from the exons ATGATAAAATTGTTACGTGTTGGTTATATGAGTCAAAGTCATGGTCAAAGCTCCTACTCCTCTGATGAGTTCCCTAACTCAAAGACGAAG GTGTCATGGGTTACCAATGAAGATG TTAAAAGGGGTAAATACATCGGTTTGCAG ATGTATCGAATGGTAAAGACAACTGATCGGGCACCGGCTTCTTCAG GGCAGTTTATCTTTGCGAAAACTCTTCATCCAGGGATAATTATGATGATATGCTATCTGACATTCGTAACCCACGAACCAAAGAACGATCAGCTGAAAGATAGAGGAAGGTCTAGATTTTACCAGGAAAAATATTATCAGTATGGAGCAATTCTTCAAG GTGTCAAGTACATTGAAAATGAACAATGTTCATGA
- the LOC110894119 gene encoding uncharacterized protein LOC110894119 isoform X5, with translation MVKAPTPLMSSLTQRRRCHGLPMKMLKGVNTSVCRFMLNSKYMYRMVKTTDRAPASSGQFIFAKTLHPGIIMMICYLTFVTHEPKNDQLKDRGRSRFYQEKYYQYGAILQGVKYIENEQCS, from the exons ATGGTCAAAGCTCCTACTCCTCTGATGAGTTCCCTAACTCAAAGACGAAG GTGTCATGGGTTACCAATGAAGATG TTAAAAGGGGTAAATACATCGGTTTGCAGGTTCATGTTAAATTCCAAATAT ATGTATCGAATGGTAAAGACAACTGATCGGGCACCGGCTTCTTCAG GGCAGTTTATCTTTGCGAAAACTCTTCATCCAGGGATAATTATGATGATATGCTATCTGACATTCGTAACCCACGAACCAAAGAACGATCAGCTGAAAGATAGAGGAAGGTCTAGATTTTACCAGGAAAAATATTATCAGTATGGAGCAATTCTTCAAG GTGTCAAGTACATTGAAAATGAACAATGTTCATGA
- the LOC110894119 gene encoding uncharacterized protein LOC110894119 isoform X8 produces the protein MVKAPTPLMSSLTQRRRCHGLPMKMLKGVNTSVCRFMLNSKYMYRMVKTTDRAPASSGIIMMICYLTFVTHEPKNDQLKDRGRSRFYQEKYYQYGAILQGVKYIENEQCS, from the exons ATGGTCAAAGCTCCTACTCCTCTGATGAGTTCCCTAACTCAAAGACGAAG GTGTCATGGGTTACCAATGAAGATG TTAAAAGGGGTAAATACATCGGTTTGCAGGTTCATGTTAAATTCCAAATAT ATGTATCGAATGGTAAAGACAACTGATCGGGCACCGGCTTCTTCAG GGATAATTATGATGATATGCTATCTGACATTCGTAACCCACGAACCAAAGAACGATCAGCTGAAAGATAGAGGAAGGTCTAGATTTTACCAGGAAAAATATTATCAGTATGGAGCAATTCTTCAAG GTGTCAAGTACATTGAAAATGAACAATGTTCATGA
- the LOC110894119 gene encoding uncharacterized protein LOC110894119 isoform X9, with the protein MIKLLRVGYMSQSHGQSSYSSDEFPNSKTKLKGMYRMVKTTDRAPASSGIIMMICYLTFVTHEPKNDQLKDRGRSRFYQEKYYQYGAILQGVKYIENEQCS; encoded by the exons ATGATAAAATTGTTACGTGTTGGTTATATGAGTCAAAGTCATGGTCAAAGCTCCTACTCCTCTGATGAGTTCCCTAACTCAAAGACGAAG TTAAAAGGG ATGTATCGAATGGTAAAGACAACTGATCGGGCACCGGCTTCTTCAG GGATAATTATGATGATATGCTATCTGACATTCGTAACCCACGAACCAAAGAACGATCAGCTGAAAGATAGAGGAAGGTCTAGATTTTACCAGGAAAAATATTATCAGTATGGAGCAATTCTTCAAG GTGTCAAGTACATTGAAAATGAACAATGTTCATGA
- the LOC110894119 gene encoding uncharacterized protein LOC110894119 isoform X7 — protein MIKLLRVGYMSQSHGQSSYSSDEFPNSKTKLKGMYRMVKTTDRAPASSGQFIFAKTLHPGIIMMICYLTFVTHEPKNDQLKDRGRSRFYQEKYYQYGAILQGVKYIENEQCS, from the exons ATGATAAAATTGTTACGTGTTGGTTATATGAGTCAAAGTCATGGTCAAAGCTCCTACTCCTCTGATGAGTTCCCTAACTCAAAGACGAAG TTAAAAGGG ATGTATCGAATGGTAAAGACAACTGATCGGGCACCGGCTTCTTCAG GGCAGTTTATCTTTGCGAAAACTCTTCATCCAGGGATAATTATGATGATATGCTATCTGACATTCGTAACCCACGAACCAAAGAACGATCAGCTGAAAGATAGAGGAAGGTCTAGATTTTACCAGGAAAAATATTATCAGTATGGAGCAATTCTTCAAG GTGTCAAGTACATTGAAAATGAACAATGTTCATGA